In a genomic window of Lottiidibacillus patelloidae:
- the sigI gene encoding RNA polymerase sigma-I factor — MSSINIKSIISGLKDKAVENKIKEIQKGNEDLRNDFIQQYRPFIKKVASKVCKRYINDSMDEYSIGLLAFNEAIDQYTDDQGAKFLTFANMVIQRRLIDHIRKEERQNRNIYLERDENEDEDRSEESYAEKKAALDQYDQEKQAEMRMHEIEEYRNMLIDFKISFAVLSKECPKHIDARENAINIAKMVAKSEVFSNYLLERKQLPIKDLLEHVDCSRKTIERNRKYIIAIALIYIGKFTALASYIDYK, encoded by the coding sequence ATGAGTTCAATCAACATTAAATCAATTATAAGTGGCTTAAAAGATAAAGCCGTAGAAAATAAAATAAAAGAAATACAAAAAGGTAATGAAGATTTACGAAATGATTTTATCCAGCAATACCGACCTTTTATTAAGAAGGTTGCTTCCAAAGTATGTAAGCGATACATTAATGATTCTATGGATGAATATAGTATCGGTTTACTAGCTTTCAATGAAGCGATAGATCAATATACAGATGACCAAGGTGCTAAGTTTTTAACATTTGCAAACATGGTAATTCAACGCAGATTAATCGACCATATCCGAAAAGAAGAGCGACAAAATCGCAATATTTATTTAGAGCGAGATGAAAATGAGGACGAAGATCGTAGTGAGGAAAGTTATGCGGAGAAAAAAGCAGCACTAGATCAATATGACCAAGAAAAGCAAGCAGAGATGCGAATGCATGAAATTGAAGAATATCGCAATATGCTAATAGACTTTAAAATTTCCTTTGCTGTTTTAAGTAAGGAATGTCCAAAACATATCGATGCAAGAGAAAATGCAATTAATATTGCTAAAATGGTCGCAAAATCAGAAGTGTTTTCGAATTATTTATTAGAGCGAAAACAGTTGCCGATTAAAGACTTATTAGAGCACGTCGACTGCAGTCGAAAAACGATTGAACGTAATCGAAAATATATCATAGCGATAGCGTTAATATATATCGGCAAGTTTACTGCCTTAGCTTCGTATATCGATTATAAGTAG
- a CDS encoding cupredoxin domain-containing protein has product MKKLLIFALISMFTLGLAACGGSDSNKEADVTIEASNWDFNQDEYHAKAGDITIALKNTTGHHGITIDGTDINIQGEGTDSANLEPGEYIIRCSIACGTGHMEMTAKLIVE; this is encoded by the coding sequence ATGAAAAAACTTTTAATATTTGCATTAATTTCGATGTTTACGTTAGGTTTAGCAGCATGTGGAGGTAGTGATTCTAACAAAGAAGCAGATGTTACGATTGAAGCAAGCAATTGGGACTTTAATCAAGATGAATATCATGCAAAAGCAGGTGATATCACAATCGCTTTAAAAAACACAACCGGTCACCACGGGATTACGATTGATGGAACAGATATTAATATTCAAGGAGAAGGTACTGACAGTGCGAATCTAGAGCCTGGTGAATATATCATCCGCTGTAGCATTGCTTGCGGAACAGGCCATATGGAAATGACAGCAAAATTAATCGTTGAATAA